One Lysobacter enzymogenes DNA segment encodes these proteins:
- a CDS encoding tetratricopeptide repeat protein: MPYFGLGLHVLVALCFAVHAVRSGQDRYWLMILFMFPLLGSVVYAFAIWLPEQRHSRHGRALVGNVRRMLDPGRELREAQDAFDTSATTDNRLRLADALLGAGRAGDALPLYRAALGGVHRDDPQIQVKLAHALLEAGEPAQARQLLDELIAKRPDFRSPEGHLAYARAVAAQGDRAKAKEEFEALVGYSSGFEAHARYAECLIGWGELGRARELCEQVQAKARRLPAYARKMHKPDLDKLKELDKRAQAM; this comes from the coding sequence ATGCCGTACTTCGGCCTCGGACTGCACGTGCTCGTCGCCCTGTGTTTCGCCGTCCACGCCGTGCGCAGCGGCCAGGACCGCTATTGGCTGATGATCCTGTTCATGTTCCCGCTGCTCGGCAGCGTGGTCTACGCCTTCGCCATCTGGCTGCCGGAACAGCGCCACAGCCGCCACGGCCGCGCCCTGGTCGGCAACGTGCGGCGCATGCTCGACCCGGGCCGCGAACTGCGCGAGGCGCAGGACGCGTTCGACACCTCGGCCACCACCGACAACCGCCTGCGCCTGGCCGACGCGCTGCTCGGCGCCGGCCGCGCCGGCGACGCGCTGCCGCTGTACCGCGCCGCGCTCGGCGGCGTGCATCGCGACGATCCGCAGATCCAGGTCAAGCTCGCCCACGCGCTGCTGGAAGCCGGCGAACCGGCGCAGGCGCGGCAGTTGCTCGACGAGCTGATCGCCAAGCGCCCCGACTTCCGCTCGCCCGAAGGCCACCTGGCCTATGCGCGCGCGGTCGCCGCGCAGGGCGACCGGGCCAAGGCGAAGGAAGAGTTCGAAGCCCTGGTCGGCTACAGCAGCGGCTTCGAGGCGCATGCGCGCTACGCCGAGTGCCTGATCGGCTGGGGCGAACTCGGCCGCGCGCGCGAACTGTGCGAACAGGTGCAGGCCAAGGCGCGGCGCCTGCCGGCGTATGCGCGCAAGATGCACAAGCCGGACCTGGACAAGCTCAAGGAACTGGACAAGCGCGCGCAGGCGATGTGA